A section of the Sedimentisphaera cyanobacteriorum genome encodes:
- the tgt gene encoding tRNA guanosine(34) transglycosylase Tgt, translating into MEQNRWPSRGIITDRYSNTITLKQFLKGFTELGKVFEVKSKDEFSHARTGVLETAHGEIETPVFMPVGTRGSVKGLTPEQITETDSQIILANTYHMMLRPGADIVEELGGLHKLMAWDKPILTDSGGYQVFSLSTLNKITDSGVEFASHIDGKKYILGPESSIEIQNKLGADIIMAFDECTPFPCPEERLKTAVNRSIRWAEQSLKSHKRDDQLLFGIVQGGIDLALRSGCAEGLVSMGFPGYAIGGLSVGEGHKNMIETVNHTATLLPEDKPRYLMGVGMPPDIIAAVKAGVDMFDCVLPTRNGRNAFAFTQSGAVRLRNSIHTKDSSPIENNCDCYACRNFSRAAIRHFFNVGEMLGPTLVSIHNIRFFQRLIASIKERIKDGSFSSWADKQVEKYQKCGLCRDF; encoded by the coding sequence ATGGAGCAAAACAGATGGCCGTCGAGGGGAATAATTACAGACAGATACTCAAACACTATTACCCTGAAGCAGTTCTTGAAAGGATTTACTGAGTTGGGCAAAGTTTTTGAAGTTAAATCCAAAGATGAATTTTCTCATGCCAGAACGGGCGTACTAGAAACTGCCCACGGGGAAATAGAAACCCCCGTGTTTATGCCTGTTGGGACAAGAGGAAGCGTTAAAGGGCTTACGCCGGAACAGATTACCGAAACAGACTCTCAGATTATTCTGGCCAACACCTACCATATGATGCTCCGCCCGGGAGCGGATATTGTTGAAGAACTGGGCGGCCTGCATAAACTTATGGCTTGGGATAAACCCATACTAACCGACAGCGGAGGCTATCAGGTTTTCTCCCTGAGCACCCTCAACAAAATAACCGACAGCGGCGTTGAGTTTGCAAGCCACATCGACGGAAAGAAATATATCCTCGGGCCGGAAAGCTCAATCGAAATACAAAACAAACTCGGGGCTGATATTATAATGGCATTCGATGAATGCACCCCGTTTCCCTGCCCTGAAGAGAGACTGAAAACAGCAGTAAACAGAAGCATAAGATGGGCGGAGCAAAGCCTCAAATCCCACAAAAGAGATGATCAGCTGCTTTTCGGTATAGTTCAGGGCGGGATAGACCTCGCCCTTCGCAGCGGATGCGCAGAAGGGCTGGTATCAATGGGTTTCCCCGGCTATGCAATAGGCGGGCTGAGCGTTGGCGAAGGGCATAAAAATATGATTGAAACAGTTAACCACACCGCTACTCTGCTTCCGGAGGATAAACCAAGATACCTTATGGGAGTGGGTATGCCGCCGGATATAATTGCAGCTGTTAAAGCTGGGGTGGATATGTTCGACTGCGTACTCCCCACACGAAACGGCAGAAACGCCTTCGCCTTCACCCAATCGGGAGCTGTAAGGCTTAGAAACTCAATACACACTAAAGACAGCTCACCTATAGAAAATAACTGCGACTGCTATGCGTGCAGAAATTTTTCCAGAGCTGCAATCAGGCACTTCTTCAACGTAGGCGAGATGCTCGGGCCTACTCTTGTATCAATACACAACATTCGTTTCTTCCAGCGGCTCATCGCTTCTATAAAAGAGAGAATAAAAGACGGAAGCTTCTCAAGCTGGGCAGATAAGCAGGTGGAGAAGTACCAAAAATGCGGTCTGTGCCGTGATTTTTAA
- the purQ gene encoding phosphoribosylformylglycinamidine synthase I has protein sequence MSKMNGLVLRAAGINCDVETKYALELAGFKAERVHINELLKNKSMLEENHILVFPGGFSYGDDVAAGRILANQIEHHLYEIIEEFVGAGKLVLGICNGFQVLVKSGLLPASPQIGCRSVSITHNDIPQFYDNWVYLQPGTEKCVFINPEQRIYLPMAHGEGKVVTKDARTLKALQKDGHIAFRYVDKDGKTGDYPINPNGAVDSIAGLTDSTGRVLGLMPHPERFIRRIQHPQWTRLPENIEADGMTIFNNAAEYVQNNL, from the coding sequence ATGAGTAAGATGAATGGCTTAGTTCTGCGGGCAGCAGGGATTAACTGCGATGTAGAAACAAAATACGCACTTGAGCTTGCAGGCTTTAAGGCCGAGAGAGTACATATAAACGAACTGCTGAAAAACAAATCGATGCTCGAGGAAAACCATATACTTGTTTTCCCGGGAGGCTTCAGCTATGGAGACGACGTGGCAGCAGGCAGAATTCTGGCAAACCAGATTGAGCATCATTTGTATGAAATAATTGAAGAATTTGTGGGAGCGGGCAAACTGGTTCTTGGAATCTGCAACGGCTTTCAGGTGCTTGTTAAATCCGGTCTTCTTCCTGCCTCACCCCAAATCGGCTGCAGGAGCGTGAGCATAACGCACAATGATATCCCCCAATTCTACGATAATTGGGTATATCTCCAGCCCGGCACAGAAAAATGCGTTTTTATAAATCCTGAGCAGAGGATATATTTGCCAATGGCACACGGGGAGGGGAAAGTTGTTACAAAAGATGCAAGAACACTGAAAGCTCTGCAGAAAGACGGGCATATTGCTTTCCGCTACGTGGATAAAGACGGCAAAACAGGCGATTATCCAATCAATCCCAATGGAGCTGTGGATTCCATTGCAGGCCTTACTGATTCCACAGGAAGGGTTCTCGGTCTGATGCCGCATCCGGAACGATTCATAAGACGAATACAGCACCCGCAATGGACTAGGCTGCCGGAGAATATTGAAGCGGACGGGATGACAATTTTCAACAATGCCGCTGAATACGTCCAAAATAATCTGTAA